One window of the Candidatus Zixiibacteriota bacterium genome contains the following:
- a CDS encoding T9SS type A sorting domain-containing protein: protein SQAALIQRPTQYALGQNYPNPFNAGTVIPFDLPEAGDWSVTVYNVAGQSIRGYTGHSEAGRQQLSWDGRDERGQPVASGVYFYRISSGGFVATRKMTLMK, encoded by the coding sequence CAGCCAGGCGGCGTTGATCCAGCGTCCGACGCAGTACGCGCTGGGCCAGAATTATCCGAACCCGTTCAATGCGGGGACGGTGATACCGTTCGATCTGCCCGAGGCGGGAGACTGGAGCGTGACGGTGTACAACGTGGCGGGTCAGTCGATCCGTGGCTACACCGGCCACTCGGAAGCGGGCCGTCAGCAGCTCAGTTGGGACGGTCGTGACGAGCGTGGTCAGCCGGTGGCGTCGGGTGTGTACTTCTACCGCATCTCATCGGGCGGCTTCGTCGCCACCCGCAAGATGACGCTGATGAAGTAG